One Paramisgurnus dabryanus chromosome 8, PD_genome_1.1, whole genome shotgun sequence DNA window includes the following coding sequences:
- the cluha gene encoding clustered mitochondria protein homolog isoform X1, translated as MVSKTDDIPASVPSCNTVDLAREGETTNSKETSKTALKDPCACGHRGDKAIMNGDSCHDHAEEADSKQDGSADADSGEDANEQEVIVIQDTGFTVKIQAPGTEPFDLQVSPQEMVQEIHQVLMDREDTCHRTCFSLQLDGNVLDNFAELKSIEGLQEGSLLKVVEEPYTVREARIHVRHIRDLLKSLDPSDAYNGVDCNSLSFLSVFTDGDLGDTGKRKKKGSELEQIDCTPPEHILPGSKERPLVPLQPQNKDWKPMQCLKVLTMSGWNPPPGNRKMHGDLMYLYVVTVEDRHVSITASTRGFYLNQSTTYIFNPKPANPSFLSHSLVELLSQISPAFKKNFSSLQKKRVQRHPFERIATPFQVYSWTAPQIDHAMDCVRAEDAYTSRLGYEEHIPGQTRDWNEELQTTRELSRKNLPERLLRERAIFKVHSDFAAAATRGAMAVIDGNVMAINPGEETRMQMFIWNNIFFSLGFDVRDHYRELGGDAAAHAAPTNDLNGVRAYSAVDVEGLYTLGTVVVDYRGYRVTAQSIIPGILEREQEQSVIYGSIDFGKTVVSHPKYLELLDKTSRPLKVQKHAVLNEKDAAVELCSSVECKGIIGNDGRHYILDLLRTFPPDLNFLPVDGEALAPESQKLGFPRQHRHRLACLRQELIEAFVEHRYLLFMKMAALQLMQQKANKDSKNALQDSSTADAVSDGKPPALEASDKVIETTSSSESALSPEESVPENSAPESKEANLNAEIPTANTNGTHEPSAAENQNGGCDSPLEGKEADENIPGLAQAKELAESLAAEDGSGIDPKSREVVLNACKAVGSISNTSFDIRFNPDIFSPGVRFPEEITEEIQKQKQLLKDAAAFLVSCQIPSFVKDCLDHSSLPMDGATLTEALHQRGINMRYLGTVLEFMDNMSAKAQLEHIYRIGICELITRCAKHIFKTYLQGVELSALSAAVSHFLNCLLSAFPDAVAHLPADELVSRKKSRKRRNRVPGGGDNTAWASLTPSELWKNIASEAQSYYQFGLQCESVDQAVEKYGLQKITLMREISIKTGIQILIKEYNFDSRHKPAFTEEDILNIFPVVKHVNPKASDAFHFFQSGQAKVQQGFLKEGCELINEALNLFNNVYGAMHVEICACLRLLARLNYIMGDHSEALSNQQKAVLMSERVLGIEHPNTIQEYMHLALYCFANGQLSTALKLLYRARYLMLVVCGEDHPEMALLDSNIGLVLHGVMEYDLSLRFLENALAINSKYHGPRSLKVALSHHLVARVYESKAEFRSALQHEKEGYTIYKNQVGETHEKTKESSEYLKYLTQQAVALQRTMNEIYKNGSNASIMPLKFTAPSMASVLEQLNIINGIIFIPLSQKDLENLKAEVQRRQLMQDTGKNEEQQGNHLELDDKLPVDD; from the exons GGCACCGTGGTGACAAAGCAATAATGAACGGAGACAGTTGTCATGATCATGCTGAGGAAGCCGACTCCAAGCAGGATGGCAGTGCTGATGCAGACTCTGGAGAAGATGCAAATGAACAAGAAGTGATTGTAATTCAAGACACCGGCTTTACAGTGAAGATCCAAGCACCAGGAACTGAACCTTTTGACCTTCAG GTGTCACCACAAGAGATGGTACAGGAGATCCACCAAGTGCTGATGGACCGTGAGGATACCTGCCACCGCACCTGCTTCTCCCTGCAGCTTGATGGCAATGTACTCGACAACTTTGCAGAGCTCAAGTCCATCGAGGGCCTACAAGAAGGTTCTCTTCTCAAAGTTGTAGAAG AACCCTACACTGTACGTGAAGCTCGCATTCACGTTCGCCACATCAGAGACCTCTTGAAGAGCCTGGATCCATCAGACGCCTACAATGGAGTGGACTGCAACTCCCTTTCGTTCCTCAGTGTGTTCACAGATGGAGACCTTGGAG ACACTGGGAAACGCAAAAAGAAGGGCAGTGAACTTGAGCAGATCGATTGCACACCACCAGAGCACATTCTCCCAGGCAGCAAAGAGCGTCCTTTAGTTCCCCTCCAGCCACAGAACAAAGACTGGAAG CCTATGCAGTGCCTAAAAGTCTTGACCATGAGTGGCTGGAACCCACCACCCGGCAACAGGAAGATGCACGGTGACCTCATGTACCTGTACGTTGTGACAGTAGAGGATAGACACGTCAGCATCACTGCCTCCACCCGTGGATTCTACCTCAATCA GTCAACCACTTATATCTTCAACCCTAAGCCAGCCAACCCCAGCTTTCTCAGCCACTCTCTAGTGGAACTGCTCAGCCAGATAAGCCCTGCCTTTAAGAAGAACTTCAGCTCTCTGCAGAAGAAACG GGTTCAGAGACATCCGTTTGAGAGAATAGCCACTCCTTTCCAAGTGTACAGCTGGACTGCACCACAGATCGACCATGCCATGGATTGCGTGAGAGCAGAGGATGCCTACACCTCTCGTTTGGGTTATGAGGAACACATACCTGGCCAA ACTAGAGACTGGAATGAGGAGCTCCAGACCACCAGAGAACTTTCTCGTAAGAACCTACCCGAGCGTCTGCTAAGAGAAAGAGCCATATTCAAG GTCCATAGTGATTTCGCTGCTGCAGCGACACGCGGTGCAATGGCAGTGATCGATGGCAATGTCATGGCGATTAACCCTGGAGAGGAGACGCGCATGCAGATGTTCATCTGGAACAACATTTTCTTCAGCTTGGGTTTTGATGTTCGTGATCACTACAGGGAACTGGGTGGGGATGCTGCCGCCCATGCCGCCCCCACCAACGACTTGAACGGGGTGAGAGCGTACAGCGCTGTAGACGTGGAGGGTCTGTACACCCTGGGCACGGTGGTGGTGGACTACCGGGGTTACCGTGTAACTGCGCAGTCCATCATTCCTGGCATCTTGGAGCGTGAACAGGAGCAGAGCGTCATCTATGGATCCATTGACTTTGGCAAGACTGTTGTGTCTCACCCCAAGTATCTGGAGCTTCTGGATAAGACCAGTCGCCCGTTGAAGGTGCAGAAACATGCTGTGCTCAATGAGAAAGATGCTGCTGTGGAGCTTTGCTCCTCTGTGGAATGCAAAGGTATAATCGGTAATGACGGTCGCCATTACATACTGGACCTTTTGCGCACCTTCCCTCCCGACCTCAACTTCTTGCCGGTGGACGGAGAAGCTCTTGCACCGGAGAGCCAAAAGTTGGGTTTCCCACGTCAACATCGCCATCGCCTTGCGTGTCTGCGCCAGGAACTCATAGAGGCCTTTGTGGAACACAG ATATCTTCTCTTCATGAAGATGGCAGCACTTCAGCTAATGCAGCAGAAGGCGAACAAAGACAGCAAGAACGCCCTTCAAGACTCGAGCACGGCAGATGCAGTGTCTGATGGCAAACCACCTGCCCTCGAAGCATCCGACAAGGTTATTGAAACCACATCCTCCTCCGAATCCGCTCTGTCTCCAGAAGAATCCGTGCCTGAAAACTCCGCTCCAGAGAGCAAGGAGGCCAATCTGAATGCAGAGATTCCTACGGCAAACACCAATGGTACTCATGAACCCTCAGCTGCAGAGAACCAGAACGGAGGCTGTGATAGTCCATTGGAGGGTAAGGAAGCTGATGAAAATATACCTGGACTTGCCCAAGCTAAAGAGCTGGCCGAGTCCTTAGCAGCAGAAGATGGATCCGGTATTG ACCCCAAAAGCAGAGAAGTGGTCCTCAATGCTTGTAAAGCTGTGGGCTCTATTAGCAACACTTCTTTCGACATTCGATTCAACCCAGATATTTTCTCTCCAG GAGTGCGTTTCCCAGAAGAAATTACAGAGGAGATTCAGAAACAGAAACAACTTCTCAAAGATGCTGCGGCTTTCTTAGTGTCTTGCCAGATCCCATCTTTT GTAAAAGACTGTTTAGATCACAGCTCTCTGCCAATGGACGGAGCAACTCTGACAGAAGCCCTCCATCAAcgtggcattaacatgcgttacCTTGGTACTGTGCTGGAGTTTATGGACAACATGTCTGCAAAAGCACAACTTGAGCACATCTAC AGAATAGGAATCTGTGAGCTGATCACCAGATGTGCTAAACATATCTTCAAGACATATCTTCAG GGTGTAGAGCTCTCTGCTCTTTCTGCTGCTGTGAGCCATTTCCTAAACTGCCTATTAAGCGCCTTCCCAGACGCTGTAGCTCACCTCCCTGCGGATGAGCTGGTGTCACGCAAAAAGAGCAGGAAGAGACGCAACAGGGTCCCCGGTGGAGGGGACAACACCGCCTGGGCCAGCCTGACCCCCAGTGAGCTGTGGAAGAACATTGCTTCGGAGGCACAGAGCTACTATCAATTTGGTCTGCAATG TGAAAGTGTGGACCAGGCAGTAGAGAAATACGGCTTGCAGAAGATCACACTGATGAGGGAGATTTCGATCAAGACTGGGATTCAG ATCTTGATAAAGGAGTATAACTTTGACAGCCGTCACAAGCCGGCCTTCACTGAGGAAGACATCCTGAACATCTTCCCCGTTGTAAAGCACGTCAACCCCAAAGCTTCAGATGCCTTCCATTTCTTCCAGAGCGGGCAGGCCAAGGTTCAGCAAG GCTTCCTTAAGGAGGGCTGTGAACTCATCAATGAGGCCTTGAACCTCTTTAATAATGTGTATGGAGCCATGCATGTGGAGATCTGTGCCTGCCTGCGCCTGCTTGCACGACTCAACTACATTATGGGCGATCACTCTGAG GCTTTGAGTAACCAGCAGAAAGCTGTTCTTATGAGTGAAAGAGTGCTGGGCATTGAGCACCCCAACACTATTCAAGAATAT ATGCACTTGGCCCTATACTGCTTTGCCAATGGTCAGCTGTCCACTGCCCTCAAACTGTTGTACCGCGCCCGATACCTCATGCTTGTTGTGTGTGGAGAGGACCATCCTGAAATGGCTTTGCTTGAT AGCAATATTGGTCTTGTACTTCATGGTGTGATGGAGTATGATCTCTCTCTGCGTTTCCTGGAGAACGCTTTGGCCATCAATTCAAAATACCACGGGCCAAGGTCCCTTAAAGTAGCCCTCAG TCATCACCTGGTGGCCAGGGTATATGAAAGCAAAGCTGAGTTTCGCTCTGCATTGCAGCATGAGAAGGAGGGTTACACTATTTACAAGAACCAG GTTGGTGAAACACATGAGAAGACTAAAGAGAGCTCCGAGTATCTGAAGTACCTCACACAGCAGGCGGTGGCACTGCAGAGAACCATGAATGAGATTTACAAGAATGGATCTAATGCCAGCATAATGCCACTGAAG TTCACTGCACCAAGCATGGCCAGTGTTTTGGAGCAGCTCAACATAATCAACGGCATCATCTTTATTCCTCTCAG CCAAAAGGACCTGGAGAATCTCAAGGCGGAGGTGCAGAGACGACAGCTGATGCAAGATACTGGGAAAAACGAGGAACAGCAAGGCAACCATTTAGAACTGGATGATAAGTTGCCCGTGGATGATTAA
- the cluha gene encoding clustered mitochondria protein homolog isoform X2 — MVSKTDDIPASVPSCNTVDLAREGETTNSKETSKTALKDPCACGHRGDKAIMNGDSCHDHAEEADSKQDGSADADSGEDANEQEVIVIQDTGFTVKIQAPGTEPFDLQVSPQEMVQEIHQVLMDREDTCHRTCFSLQLDGNVLDNFAELKSIEGLQEGSLLKVVEEPYTVREARIHVRHIRDLLKSLDPSDAYNGVDCNSLSFLSVFTDGDLGDTGKRKKKGSELEQIDCTPPEHILPGSKERPLVPLQPQNKDWKPMQCLKVLTMSGWNPPPGNRKMHGDLMYLYVVTVEDRHVSITASTRGFYLNQSTTYIFNPKPANPSFLSHSLVELLSQISPAFKKNFSSLQKKRVQRHPFERIATPFQVYSWTAPQIDHAMDCVRAEDAYTSRLGYEEHIPGQTRDWNEELQTTRELSRKNLPERLLRERAIFKVHSDFAAAATRGAMAVIDGNVMAINPGEETRMQMFIWNNIFFSLGFDVRDHYRELGGDAAAHAAPTNDLNGVRAYSAVDVEGLYTLGTVVVDYRGYRVTAQSIIPGILEREQEQSVIYGSIDFGKTVVSHPKYLELLDKTSRPLKVQKHAVLNEKDAAVELCSSVECKGIIGNDGRHYILDLLRTFPPDLNFLPVDGEALAPESQKLGFPRQHRHRLACLRQELIEAFVEHRYLLFMKMAALQLMQQKANKDSKNALQDSSTADAVSDGKPPALEASDKVIETTSSSESALSPEESVPENSAPESKEANLNAEIPTANTNGTHEPSAAENQNGGCDSPLEDPKSREVVLNACKAVGSISNTSFDIRFNPDIFSPGVRFPEEITEEIQKQKQLLKDAAAFLVSCQIPSFVKDCLDHSSLPMDGATLTEALHQRGINMRYLGTVLEFMDNMSAKAQLEHIYRIGICELITRCAKHIFKTYLQGVELSALSAAVSHFLNCLLSAFPDAVAHLPADELVSRKKSRKRRNRVPGGGDNTAWASLTPSELWKNIASEAQSYYQFGLQCESVDQAVEKYGLQKITLMREISIKTGIQILIKEYNFDSRHKPAFTEEDILNIFPVVKHVNPKASDAFHFFQSGQAKVQQGFLKEGCELINEALNLFNNVYGAMHVEICACLRLLARLNYIMGDHSEALSNQQKAVLMSERVLGIEHPNTIQEYMHLALYCFANGQLSTALKLLYRARYLMLVVCGEDHPEMALLDSNIGLVLHGVMEYDLSLRFLENALAINSKYHGPRSLKVALSHHLVARVYESKAEFRSALQHEKEGYTIYKNQVGETHEKTKESSEYLKYLTQQAVALQRTMNEIYKNGSNASIMPLKFTAPSMASVLEQLNIINGIIFIPLSQKDLENLKAEVQRRQLMQDTGKNEEQQGNHLELDDKLPVDD, encoded by the exons GGCACCGTGGTGACAAAGCAATAATGAACGGAGACAGTTGTCATGATCATGCTGAGGAAGCCGACTCCAAGCAGGATGGCAGTGCTGATGCAGACTCTGGAGAAGATGCAAATGAACAAGAAGTGATTGTAATTCAAGACACCGGCTTTACAGTGAAGATCCAAGCACCAGGAACTGAACCTTTTGACCTTCAG GTGTCACCACAAGAGATGGTACAGGAGATCCACCAAGTGCTGATGGACCGTGAGGATACCTGCCACCGCACCTGCTTCTCCCTGCAGCTTGATGGCAATGTACTCGACAACTTTGCAGAGCTCAAGTCCATCGAGGGCCTACAAGAAGGTTCTCTTCTCAAAGTTGTAGAAG AACCCTACACTGTACGTGAAGCTCGCATTCACGTTCGCCACATCAGAGACCTCTTGAAGAGCCTGGATCCATCAGACGCCTACAATGGAGTGGACTGCAACTCCCTTTCGTTCCTCAGTGTGTTCACAGATGGAGACCTTGGAG ACACTGGGAAACGCAAAAAGAAGGGCAGTGAACTTGAGCAGATCGATTGCACACCACCAGAGCACATTCTCCCAGGCAGCAAAGAGCGTCCTTTAGTTCCCCTCCAGCCACAGAACAAAGACTGGAAG CCTATGCAGTGCCTAAAAGTCTTGACCATGAGTGGCTGGAACCCACCACCCGGCAACAGGAAGATGCACGGTGACCTCATGTACCTGTACGTTGTGACAGTAGAGGATAGACACGTCAGCATCACTGCCTCCACCCGTGGATTCTACCTCAATCA GTCAACCACTTATATCTTCAACCCTAAGCCAGCCAACCCCAGCTTTCTCAGCCACTCTCTAGTGGAACTGCTCAGCCAGATAAGCCCTGCCTTTAAGAAGAACTTCAGCTCTCTGCAGAAGAAACG GGTTCAGAGACATCCGTTTGAGAGAATAGCCACTCCTTTCCAAGTGTACAGCTGGACTGCACCACAGATCGACCATGCCATGGATTGCGTGAGAGCAGAGGATGCCTACACCTCTCGTTTGGGTTATGAGGAACACATACCTGGCCAA ACTAGAGACTGGAATGAGGAGCTCCAGACCACCAGAGAACTTTCTCGTAAGAACCTACCCGAGCGTCTGCTAAGAGAAAGAGCCATATTCAAG GTCCATAGTGATTTCGCTGCTGCAGCGACACGCGGTGCAATGGCAGTGATCGATGGCAATGTCATGGCGATTAACCCTGGAGAGGAGACGCGCATGCAGATGTTCATCTGGAACAACATTTTCTTCAGCTTGGGTTTTGATGTTCGTGATCACTACAGGGAACTGGGTGGGGATGCTGCCGCCCATGCCGCCCCCACCAACGACTTGAACGGGGTGAGAGCGTACAGCGCTGTAGACGTGGAGGGTCTGTACACCCTGGGCACGGTGGTGGTGGACTACCGGGGTTACCGTGTAACTGCGCAGTCCATCATTCCTGGCATCTTGGAGCGTGAACAGGAGCAGAGCGTCATCTATGGATCCATTGACTTTGGCAAGACTGTTGTGTCTCACCCCAAGTATCTGGAGCTTCTGGATAAGACCAGTCGCCCGTTGAAGGTGCAGAAACATGCTGTGCTCAATGAGAAAGATGCTGCTGTGGAGCTTTGCTCCTCTGTGGAATGCAAAGGTATAATCGGTAATGACGGTCGCCATTACATACTGGACCTTTTGCGCACCTTCCCTCCCGACCTCAACTTCTTGCCGGTGGACGGAGAAGCTCTTGCACCGGAGAGCCAAAAGTTGGGTTTCCCACGTCAACATCGCCATCGCCTTGCGTGTCTGCGCCAGGAACTCATAGAGGCCTTTGTGGAACACAG ATATCTTCTCTTCATGAAGATGGCAGCACTTCAGCTAATGCAGCAGAAGGCGAACAAAGACAGCAAGAACGCCCTTCAAGACTCGAGCACGGCAGATGCAGTGTCTGATGGCAAACCACCTGCCCTCGAAGCATCCGACAAGGTTATTGAAACCACATCCTCCTCCGAATCCGCTCTGTCTCCAGAAGAATCCGTGCCTGAAAACTCCGCTCCAGAGAGCAAGGAGGCCAATCTGAATGCAGAGATTCCTACGGCAAACACCAATGGTACTCATGAACCCTCAGCTGCAGAGAACCAGAACGGAGGCTGTGATAGTCCATTGGAGG ACCCCAAAAGCAGAGAAGTGGTCCTCAATGCTTGTAAAGCTGTGGGCTCTATTAGCAACACTTCTTTCGACATTCGATTCAACCCAGATATTTTCTCTCCAG GAGTGCGTTTCCCAGAAGAAATTACAGAGGAGATTCAGAAACAGAAACAACTTCTCAAAGATGCTGCGGCTTTCTTAGTGTCTTGCCAGATCCCATCTTTT GTAAAAGACTGTTTAGATCACAGCTCTCTGCCAATGGACGGAGCAACTCTGACAGAAGCCCTCCATCAAcgtggcattaacatgcgttacCTTGGTACTGTGCTGGAGTTTATGGACAACATGTCTGCAAAAGCACAACTTGAGCACATCTAC AGAATAGGAATCTGTGAGCTGATCACCAGATGTGCTAAACATATCTTCAAGACATATCTTCAG GGTGTAGAGCTCTCTGCTCTTTCTGCTGCTGTGAGCCATTTCCTAAACTGCCTATTAAGCGCCTTCCCAGACGCTGTAGCTCACCTCCCTGCGGATGAGCTGGTGTCACGCAAAAAGAGCAGGAAGAGACGCAACAGGGTCCCCGGTGGAGGGGACAACACCGCCTGGGCCAGCCTGACCCCCAGTGAGCTGTGGAAGAACATTGCTTCGGAGGCACAGAGCTACTATCAATTTGGTCTGCAATG TGAAAGTGTGGACCAGGCAGTAGAGAAATACGGCTTGCAGAAGATCACACTGATGAGGGAGATTTCGATCAAGACTGGGATTCAG ATCTTGATAAAGGAGTATAACTTTGACAGCCGTCACAAGCCGGCCTTCACTGAGGAAGACATCCTGAACATCTTCCCCGTTGTAAAGCACGTCAACCCCAAAGCTTCAGATGCCTTCCATTTCTTCCAGAGCGGGCAGGCCAAGGTTCAGCAAG GCTTCCTTAAGGAGGGCTGTGAACTCATCAATGAGGCCTTGAACCTCTTTAATAATGTGTATGGAGCCATGCATGTGGAGATCTGTGCCTGCCTGCGCCTGCTTGCACGACTCAACTACATTATGGGCGATCACTCTGAG GCTTTGAGTAACCAGCAGAAAGCTGTTCTTATGAGTGAAAGAGTGCTGGGCATTGAGCACCCCAACACTATTCAAGAATAT ATGCACTTGGCCCTATACTGCTTTGCCAATGGTCAGCTGTCCACTGCCCTCAAACTGTTGTACCGCGCCCGATACCTCATGCTTGTTGTGTGTGGAGAGGACCATCCTGAAATGGCTTTGCTTGAT AGCAATATTGGTCTTGTACTTCATGGTGTGATGGAGTATGATCTCTCTCTGCGTTTCCTGGAGAACGCTTTGGCCATCAATTCAAAATACCACGGGCCAAGGTCCCTTAAAGTAGCCCTCAG TCATCACCTGGTGGCCAGGGTATATGAAAGCAAAGCTGAGTTTCGCTCTGCATTGCAGCATGAGAAGGAGGGTTACACTATTTACAAGAACCAG GTTGGTGAAACACATGAGAAGACTAAAGAGAGCTCCGAGTATCTGAAGTACCTCACACAGCAGGCGGTGGCACTGCAGAGAACCATGAATGAGATTTACAAGAATGGATCTAATGCCAGCATAATGCCACTGAAG TTCACTGCACCAAGCATGGCCAGTGTTTTGGAGCAGCTCAACATAATCAACGGCATCATCTTTATTCCTCTCAG CCAAAAGGACCTGGAGAATCTCAAGGCGGAGGTGCAGAGACGACAGCTGATGCAAGATACTGGGAAAAACGAGGAACAGCAAGGCAACCATTTAGAACTGGATGATAAGTTGCCCGTGGATGATTAA